One Faecalispora anaeroviscerum genomic window carries:
- a CDS encoding sensor domain-containing diguanylate cyclase, which translates to MGFQINEEHYRLIFENSQDAILIMNPKGKTYRANPAACRLFQKTEEELCSSGRAGIVDLGDPKLALEIQDRERVGETRNELTFIKNDGSKFIADYSSTLFLDKDGVQLALISIHDMTTYKQNEASLRRSQEESEFLAMHDYLTGSLNRRSFMELLSAEMNRARWENQPLTLLIADIDYFKNINDTYGHIGGDLVLKKFTECISSNLHAHDFLGRFGGDEFVICFPNTNLTDALTHSEHLRRQVEQLEVYHNSLQIELTASFGVVVYRREFGVDTDRYLAKADDYLYQAKLKRNCVCSEDSEEPE; encoded by the coding sequence ATGGGATTTCAAATCAACGAGGAGCATTATCGATTAATTTTTGAAAACAGTCAGGATGCAATTCTAATTATGAACCCAAAAGGCAAAACATACCGGGCGAATCCGGCAGCCTGTCGCCTGTTTCAAAAAACAGAGGAAGAACTGTGCAGCTCGGGACGAGCCGGTATTGTGGACCTGGGCGACCCCAAGCTGGCGCTGGAGATTCAGGATCGCGAACGGGTGGGGGAAACCAGAAATGAACTGACCTTTATCAAAAATGACGGCAGTAAATTCATTGCCGATTACAGCTCCACACTGTTTCTCGATAAAGACGGTGTGCAGCTTGCCCTCATTTCAATTCACGATATGACAACGTACAAGCAGAATGAGGCAAGCCTGCGCAGAAGCCAGGAAGAAAGCGAATTCCTCGCGATGCACGATTACCTGACCGGGTCGCTCAACCGCAGAAGCTTTATGGAACTGCTGAGTGCCGAAATGAACAGGGCCCGATGGGAAAACCAGCCACTGACGCTTTTGATCGCAGACATTGACTATTTTAAAAACATTAACGATACCTATGGCCACATCGGCGGCGACCTTGTTCTAAAAAAGTTTACGGAGTGTATCTCGTCGAATCTGCACGCCCATGATTTTTTGGGACGGTTTGGCGGTGACGAATTTGTCATCTGCTTCCCCAATACAAACCTTACTGATGCCCTGACTCATTCGGAGCATCTTCGCCGGCAGGTAGAGCAGTTGGAGGTTTACCATAACTCACTCCAAATCGAACTGACAGCAAGCTTTGGGGTAGTGGTGTACCGCAGGGAGTTTGGGGTAGATACAGACCGCTACCTGGCTAAGGCAGACGACTACCTGTACCAGGCCAAGCTGAAACGGAACTGTGTGTGCAGCGAAGATTCGGAGGAACCTGAATGA
- a CDS encoding cold-shock protein, with the protein MEKGTVKWFNAEKGYGFIANDNGGDDVFVHFSAIAGQGYKSLTEGQKVNFEVETDARNGKLKAANVEIAE; encoded by the coding sequence ATGGAGAAAGGTACAGTCAAATGGTTCAACGCAGAAAAGGGTTATGGTTTTATCGCTAACGACAACGGCGGGGACGACGTGTTCGTTCATTTTTCCGCTATTGCTGGTCAAGGATATAAATCACTGACTGAAGGCCAGAAGGTCAATTTTGAAGTCGAAACCGACGCTCGCAACGGCAAGCTGAAGGCTGCCAATGTTGAGATCGCTGAGTAA
- a CDS encoding ferritin-like domain-containing protein, with translation MPYNVLQATLFPYQVNLPYPQVEVQEPNRRYATLISDGYAGRGSEMTAVNQYWVHRYYLEKYPPIYLAYEKIVQVEQIHLQILGKLIYDLGSRPFLQSCVTNHYWSGMFPNYQCTPEVILQSDIQGELDAISHYKLLICQITDDQIQQLFARIILDEQRHIQILTSFLSDLGKPAPLPYDFTDSGKT, from the coding sequence ATGCCATACAATGTGCTTCAGGCAACGCTTTTTCCTTACCAGGTGAACCTGCCGTATCCGCAGGTAGAAGTTCAGGAGCCAAACCGACGGTATGCCACGCTGATTTCAGACGGCTACGCCGGCCGGGGGTCTGAAATGACCGCCGTGAACCAGTACTGGGTACATCGCTATTATTTGGAAAAATATCCGCCAATATACCTTGCATATGAAAAAATTGTTCAGGTAGAGCAAATTCATCTTCAGATTTTGGGCAAGCTGATTTACGATCTGGGGAGCCGGCCGTTTTTGCAGTCCTGTGTGACAAACCACTATTGGAGCGGAATGTTCCCCAATTACCAGTGTACGCCAGAGGTCATATTGCAGTCGGATATTCAGGGCGAGCTTGACGCAATCTCCCATTACAAGCTCCTGATCTGCCAAATTACCGATGACCAGATTCAGCAGCTGTTTGCCCGCATCATACTCGACGAGCAGCGGCACATTCAGATTCTGACCAGCTTTTTGTCAGACCTGGGCAAACCCGCTCCGCTGCCGTATGATTTTACGGATTCCGGTAAAACTTGA
- a CDS encoding glycosyltransferase produces the protein MSDRLITIAVSVLLQDAGEATRSLELMKEVRAMTPTGYTVRGIFFTHGSKFDPVVEENGFELYHVAPAMEGQGYLNDLKPTATNFIGDSQLAAELLRGEVSALQACRPDFVLHGFWPIAALARRMVSPAIPGICFVPLPLASPTYAFLMKDIPDQIKPLTFLPLKARRKIMAAIPKSLILKLPILKQPNLLHAASQCGWNGAPLTNLFDLLRADFTIVNDLAEFYTDVSIPANYEITGPVYAQSIIAQKQDFQTKSVFEKSNEQQINIFCSMGSSAKKGLLIEAAKAIAALPEQKYHAVILVPNAICPLDDILPIVKDHANIYVTDQFVPAACVNATADVTLCHGGQGTIQTAMVSESPIIGVAMQPEQQINLDHIVSQGAGIRIPITRWNKKNIISALESIVADSSVRKNAARLGKTMRQANGKSCAAQAIWKFIAANHAKD, from the coding sequence ATGTCTGATCGCCTGATTACCATTGCGGTTTCTGTTCTTTTGCAGGATGCGGGGGAAGCCACACGCTCTTTGGAGTTGATGAAAGAAGTGCGTGCAATGACCCCCACTGGTTATACCGTGCGAGGTATCTTTTTTACACATGGAAGCAAATTTGACCCAGTCGTAGAAGAGAACGGATTTGAGCTGTATCACGTTGCTCCAGCAATGGAGGGGCAAGGGTACCTAAACGATTTAAAGCCCACCGCAACAAATTTTATTGGCGATTCTCAGCTTGCCGCTGAACTGCTGCGGGGAGAAGTCAGCGCATTGCAAGCGTGCAGACCCGATTTCGTTCTGCATGGGTTCTGGCCGATCGCCGCTCTGGCACGCAGAATGGTTTCTCCCGCCATCCCGGGGATTTGCTTTGTTCCTCTACCGCTGGCTTCCCCCACCTACGCATTTCTGATGAAGGATATTCCGGACCAGATCAAACCGCTGACCTTTCTCCCTTTGAAAGCTCGAAGAAAAATCATGGCCGCCATTCCAAAATCTCTGATTCTGAAGCTCCCGATTCTAAAGCAGCCAAATCTTTTGCACGCAGCCAGCCAGTGCGGGTGGAACGGCGCACCGCTCACCAATCTGTTTGATTTGCTGCGGGCGGATTTCACAATCGTGAATGATCTAGCGGAATTTTACACTGACGTGTCAATCCCCGCAAACTATGAAATCACAGGGCCGGTGTATGCGCAATCTATTATCGCCCAGAAGCAGGATTTTCAAACTAAAAGCGTATTTGAAAAAAGCAACGAGCAGCAGATTAACATTTTCTGCAGCATGGGAAGCTCTGCCAAAAAGGGGCTTTTGATCGAGGCCGCAAAGGCCATCGCAGCTTTGCCGGAACAAAAATACCACGCTGTAATTTTAGTGCCAAACGCAATCTGCCCCCTGGATGACATCCTCCCCATCGTAAAAGATCACGCAAACATCTATGTCACAGACCAATTTGTCCCCGCAGCCTGCGTCAATGCAACGGCGGACGTTACGCTCTGCCACGGCGGTCAGGGAACGATACAAACCGCCATGGTAAGCGAATCGCCTATTATAGGAGTAGCCATGCAGCCGGAACAGCAGATCAACCTTGACCACATTGTGTCTCAGGGTGCAGGCATCCGAATCCCGATCACGCGCTGGAACAAAAAGAATATCATTTCAGCGCTGGAGAGTATTGTGGCAGACAGCTCTGTTCGAAAAAATGCGGCGCGGTTGGGGAAAACCATGAGACAGGCAAACGGTAAATCGTGTGCCGCCCAAGCCATATGGAAATTCATCGCAGCAAATCACGCGAAAGACTAA
- a CDS encoding TetR/AcrR family transcriptional regulator, protein MAKKTSEEILNAAKTVFQNKGYQGATMVEIAKEAGISIRTLYSFFQSKEQLFEKIGRPELKKFHPEDDTRKNQILKSALSLFSRKGYTATTMDEIAALSSYSKTVLYQYFNSKEELFAAIFYSKIDLFQVQTEPLWESQQFTLRRFLEITGLYFLKLFDDPDRLNLMRIVMSETHTFPQIGEIMYRSTVDRAANEAARQLAGFAESQNMIEADYKLAARSYLGMLYSFVFTDKILCPSANQFTKEQIVAFAAELFEKGLTK, encoded by the coding sequence ATGGCAAAAAAAACATCGGAAGAGATTTTAAACGCTGCCAAAACGGTGTTTCAGAACAAGGGTTATCAGGGCGCTACTATGGTAGAGATTGCAAAAGAAGCCGGCATTTCGATTCGAACCCTGTACAGCTTCTTTCAAAGCAAAGAGCAGTTGTTTGAAAAAATCGGACGCCCGGAATTAAAAAAGTTTCATCCGGAAGACGACACCCGAAAAAATCAAATTTTAAAATCGGCTTTGTCCCTCTTCTCGCGTAAAGGATACACCGCGACGACAATGGATGAGATTGCCGCTTTGTCCTCTTACAGTAAGACCGTCCTTTACCAATATTTCAACAGCAAGGAAGAGCTTTTTGCCGCTATATTCTATTCAAAAATAGATTTATTTCAGGTACAGACAGAACCCCTGTGGGAATCACAGCAATTTACCCTGCGCCGTTTTCTGGAAATTACCGGCCTGTATTTTCTGAAGCTCTTTGACGACCCGGATCGGCTTAATCTGATGCGGATCGTTATGAGCGAAACTCACACTTTCCCGCAAATTGGTGAAATTATGTACCGGAGCACCGTTGACCGGGCAGCAAACGAAGCGGCCCGGCAACTGGCAGGCTTTGCCGAATCACAGAATATGATAGAAGCGGACTACAAGCTGGCGGCTCGTTCTTATCTTGGTATGCTTTATTCCTTTGTTTTCACCGATAAAATTCTGTGTCCGTCGGCAAACCAGTTTACAAAAGAACAAATTGTTGCATTTGCCGCTGAACTGTTTGAAAAAGGGCTGACAAAATAA
- a CDS encoding DegT/DnrJ/EryC1/StrS family aminotransferase has translation MSQFVSRDTFIPYNVPDITEAEIDEVVATLRSGWLAKGPRTMQFEKQFAEYLGAKYAVAMNSCTAALHMALISQGIGPGDEVITTPMTYVATANTIVQLGATPVLADIDYRTTCIDPDEIEKKITPKTKAIVPVHYSGQVCDLDRIYDIADKHNLFVSEDAAHALWSRYKGRLVGNSLKGAACYSFYATKNLCTGDGGMLVTDDEETAVKARMFSNSGMSQNAWNRYAKGGTWKYDIAEFGYKYNMFDIQAALGLVQLRRLEEMQEARLKIAARYQEAFGAMDAIEEPFVPEYTTHCWHLYVIRIVPEVLTIDRDQFITELNERNIGTSVHFIPVHNMSAYTKRFGYQPGDFPKTQKHFERCLSLPLYPGLSDEKVQYIIDAVADIAKKYHK, from the coding sequence ATGAGCCAGTTTGTTAGCCGCGATACGTTTATTCCCTATAATGTTCCCGACATTACAGAGGCCGAGATTGATGAGGTGGTTGCCACCCTGAGGTCCGGCTGGCTTGCCAAGGGCCCCCGCACCATGCAGTTTGAAAAGCAGTTCGCCGAATATCTGGGTGCAAAATATGCTGTTGCAATGAACTCCTGCACGGCGGCCCTGCACATGGCGTTAATCTCTCAGGGCATCGGCCCCGGGGATGAAGTCATCACCACCCCGATGACCTATGTGGCCACCGCAAACACGATTGTCCAACTGGGCGCTACCCCGGTTCTGGCAGATATTGACTACCGCACGACCTGCATCGACCCGGATGAAATTGAAAAGAAGATTACGCCGAAAACAAAGGCGATCGTGCCCGTCCATTACAGCGGTCAGGTGTGCGATCTGGATCGAATCTACGACATTGCGGACAAGCATAATCTGTTTGTGTCCGAAGACGCGGCCCACGCGCTTTGGAGCCGATACAAGGGCAGACTGGTCGGCAATTCGCTCAAGGGCGCCGCGTGCTACAGCTTTTACGCGACAAAGAACCTTTGCACCGGCGACGGCGGCATGCTTGTCACCGACGACGAAGAAACCGCGGTCAAGGCCCGCATGTTCTCAAACAGCGGCATGAGCCAGAACGCGTGGAACCGTTACGCTAAGGGCGGCACGTGGAAATACGATATTGCCGAGTTCGGTTACAAATACAATATGTTTGATATTCAGGCCGCTTTGGGTCTTGTTCAGCTCCGCCGACTGGAGGAAATGCAGGAAGCCCGCCTGAAAATTGCCGCCCGCTATCAGGAGGCGTTCGGCGCGATGGATGCCATTGAGGAGCCGTTTGTTCCTGAGTACACCACTCATTGCTGGCACCTATATGTGATCCGCATTGTGCCAGAGGTGCTCACGATTGACCGCGACCAGTTCATCACGGAGCTGAACGAGCGCAACATCGGCACCAGCGTACACTTTATCCCGGTGCATAACATGTCGGCATATACCAAACGTTTCGGTTACCAGCCCGGGGACTTCCCGAAAACGCAGAAGCATTTTGAGCGCTGCCTTTCTCTGCCGCTGTACCCCGGCCTTTCCGACGAGAAGGTACAGTATATCATCGATGCGGTAGCGGATATTGCGAAAAAGTACCACAAATAA
- a CDS encoding acyltransferase: protein MSEKNFFVHESAFADDGCQIGEGSKVWHFSHISSGCRIGKGCNLGQNVFVAPGVTIGDHCKIQNNVSIYEGVELGNYVFCGPSMVFTNVQRPRCKYPQRGSEFYAHTPVGEGASIGANATIVCGHSIGAHAFIAAGSVVTKDVPAHAIMMGSPARQRGWACECGETLDEALHCPKCGRQYTQTPEGLKEENNHAEN from the coding sequence GTGAGCGAGAAAAATTTTTTTGTACATGAAAGCGCTTTCGCAGATGACGGCTGTCAGATCGGCGAGGGAAGCAAGGTTTGGCACTTCAGCCATATCTCCTCCGGCTGCCGGATCGGCAAGGGCTGCAATCTGGGGCAGAACGTATTTGTGGCCCCGGGTGTAACCATCGGCGATCACTGCAAAATTCAAAATAACGTTTCCATCTACGAGGGAGTGGAGCTCGGTAATTACGTGTTCTGCGGCCCCTCTATGGTGTTTACCAATGTACAGCGCCCCCGCTGCAAATATCCCCAGCGGGGCTCTGAGTTTTATGCCCATACTCCAGTAGGCGAAGGTGCCAGCATCGGCGCCAACGCAACCATCGTATGCGGCCACAGCATCGGTGCGCACGCGTTTATTGCCGCGGGCAGCGTGGTGACAAAAGACGTACCCGCGCATGCCATTATGATGGGAAGCCCCGCACGCCAGCGCGGCTGGGCCTGCGAATGCGGCGAAACGCTGGATGAAGCCCTGCATTGCCCGAAATGCGGCAGGCAGTACACACAAACGCCGGAAGGCCTGAAGGAGGAAAACAATCATGCAGAAAATTGA
- a CDS encoding DegT/DnrJ/EryC1/StrS family aminotransferase, with amino-acid sequence MQKIEFNDLAAQYRNLKPEIDAGIAKVLEGCHFISGPQVEQLEQELCKYVGRKYCVSVSNGTDALQMPLMAWGVGPGDAVFVPAFTFMASAEVASLVGATPVFCDVKEDTCNLDPASLRKQVERVKAEGKLNPKVVIPVDLFGQTADYDEILSICREFGLLMMEDAAQGFGGVNNGRKACSFGDASATSFFPAKALGCYGDGGAIFTDDKELYDLLVSIRVHGKGSFKYDNVRIGLNARLDTIQAAILLPKLHAFDKENETRAKAAALYNSLLKDKFDVPVIPEKLKSSFGYYTLKAKSPEERDRLIKGLEEQGIPTMIYYPKPLHLQEAFKDLGYKEGDFPVSESLSHRVFSLPMHGYITPEIVTYVAQALNSLAE; translated from the coding sequence ATGCAGAAAATTGAATTCAACGATTTGGCGGCCCAATACCGAAACCTGAAACCGGAAATCGACGCGGGGATTGCTAAGGTTCTGGAAGGATGCCACTTTATTTCCGGCCCGCAGGTAGAACAACTGGAGCAGGAGCTTTGCAAGTATGTGGGCCGCAAATACTGCGTTTCCGTCTCGAACGGAACCGACGCGCTGCAAATGCCGCTGATGGCATGGGGCGTAGGCCCCGGCGACGCGGTGTTCGTACCGGCCTTTACTTTTATGGCGTCGGCTGAGGTGGCAAGCCTTGTGGGCGCTACCCCCGTGTTCTGCGACGTAAAAGAGGACACCTGCAACCTTGACCCCGCCTCCCTGCGTAAGCAGGTCGAGCGCGTGAAGGCGGAGGGCAAGCTGAACCCGAAGGTCGTTATTCCGGTCGACCTGTTCGGCCAAACCGCTGACTATGACGAGATTCTTTCCATCTGCCGCGAATTCGGGCTGCTCATGATGGAAGACGCCGCTCAGGGCTTCGGTGGAGTCAACAACGGCCGCAAGGCCTGCTCGTTCGGCGATGCTTCCGCCACCAGCTTTTTCCCGGCAAAAGCGCTGGGCTGCTACGGCGACGGCGGCGCGATCTTTACCGACGACAAAGAGCTGTATGACCTGCTCGTTTCCATCCGTGTGCACGGCAAGGGAAGCTTTAAATACGACAACGTACGCATCGGCCTCAACGCCCGCCTCGACACCATCCAGGCCGCGATCCTGCTGCCGAAGCTGCACGCCTTTGACAAAGAAAACGAAACCCGCGCCAAAGCGGCAGCACTGTACAACTCCCTGCTGAAGGACAAATTCGATGTCCCCGTTATTCCGGAAAAGCTCAAATCCAGTTTTGGATATTACACCCTCAAGGCCAAGTCTCCAGAGGAGCGCGACCGCCTGATAAAGGGGCTGGAGGAGCAGGGAATTCCCACGATGATTTATTACCCGAAGCCGCTGCACTTACAGGAGGCTTTCAAGGATCTCGGCTACAAAGAGGGTGACTTCCCTGTCAGCGAAAGCCTGAGCCACCGGGTATTCAGCCTGCCCATGCACGGTTATATCACTCCCGAGATCGTCACCTATGTGGCACAGGCTCTGAACTCCCTGGCGGAATAA